A window from Dioscorea cayenensis subsp. rotundata cultivar TDr96_F1 chromosome 10, TDr96_F1_v2_PseudoChromosome.rev07_lg8_w22 25.fasta, whole genome shotgun sequence encodes these proteins:
- the LOC120270580 gene encoding furostanol glycoside 26-O-beta-glucosidase-like, which produces MKEGEGQAFGTHSPNNTLEDVKLLKDMNVDSYRFSISWSRILPKGSLIGGINQEGINYYNNLINELIKNGITPYVTLFHWDVPQALEDEYGGFLNKKIMFDFKNYCEICFKEFGDRVKHWITLNEPWSFSSMGYGLGRHAPGRCSQILGCSVGNSIIEPYIVTHNLLLAHGAAARLYKDKYQTTQGGQVGITLVCMWYHPYDQSHKHVEAATRALDFMLAWYLDPLLHGDYPFNMKAIVRDRLPTFSKEEADMIKGSYDFIGINYYTARYAREVPYSQAPPFLHINESYAEQLEAKDGVPIGESNGSWIYVYPRGLRDLLLYIKRRYENPAIYITENGISNVDKSGIPKEEALADEMRKNYLAVHLAEICDAIREGANVKGYFAWSLMDNYEWEKGYTERFGLNYVDYNSLERTPKNSAKWFSKFLQPKPQN; this is translated from the exons ATGAAGGAGGGAGAGGGCCAAGCATTTGGGACACATTCGCCCAACAACACCCTg GAAGACGTGAAGCTGTTAAAGGACATGAACGTAGATTCCTATAGATTCTCTATTTCTTGGTCAAGGATACTACCAA AGGGATCACTTATAGGTGGCATTAATCAAGAAGGAATCAACTACtacaacaatctcatcaatgaATTAATCAAAAATG GCATCACACCTTATGTCACACTGTTCCATTGGGATGTACCTCAAGCTCTTGAGGATGAATATGGAGGTTTtctcaataaaaagataat GTTTGATTTTAAGAACTATTGTGAAATTTGTTTCAAAGAGTTCGGAGACAGAGTTAAGCATTGGATCACATTGAATGAGCCATGGAGTTTCAGTAGCATGGGATACGGTCTTGGACGGCACGCGCCCGGACGGTGCTCGCAGATCCTTGGTTGCTCAGTCGGTAACTCAATCATCGAGCCTTATATTGTGACACATAATTTACTGCTTGCTCACGGAGCTGCTGCTCGACTCTACAAAGATAAGTATCAG ACAACCCAAGGAGGACAAGTCGGGATCACTTTGGTTTGTATGTGGTATCATCCTTACGACCAGTCACACAAACATGTCGAGGCGGCAACCCGAGCTTTGGATTTCATGCTTGCATG GTACTTGGATCCATTGTTGCATGGAGATTATCCATTTAACATGAAAGCTATAGTGAGGGATAGACTGCCTACATTCAGTAAAGAAGAAGCAGATATGATTAAAGGATCATATGATTTCATCGGTATCAATTACTATACGGCGAGATATGCTCGTGAAGTACCGTATTCTCAAGCACCTCCTTTCCTCCATATCAATGAATCATATGCCGAACAATTAG AGGCCAAAGATGGGGTTCCTATTGGTGAATCG AATGGAAGCTGGATTTATGTATATCCAAGAGGACTCAGAGACCTACTGTTATATATAAAGAGGCGATATGAAAACCCGGCAATCTACATTACTGAGAATG GAATTAGCAATGTTGACAAGTCTGGCATTCCGAAGGAGGAAGCTCTGGCTGATGAAATGAGAAAGAACTACCTTGCAGTTCATCTAGCTGAAATTTGTGATGCCATAAG GGAGGGAGCAAATGTGAAGGGATACTTTGCATGGTCTCTGATGGACAACTATGAATGGGAGAAAGGTTATACGGAGAGGTTTGGGCTCAATTATGTGGACTATAACTCCTTGGAACGCACACCAAAAAACTCTGCAAAATGGTTCTCTAAATTCCTGCAGCCAAAGCCTCAAAACTAG